Proteins from a single region of Primulina tabacum isolate GXHZ01 chromosome 5, ASM2559414v2, whole genome shotgun sequence:
- the LOC142546115 gene encoding serine/threonine-protein kinase VPS15-like: MGNKIARTTQASATEYYLHDLPSSYNLVLKEVLGRGRFLKSILCKHDEGLVLVKVYFKRGDSITLRDYERRLAHIRDVFSNLDHSHVWPFQFWLETDKAAYLLRQYFFNNLHDRLSTRPFLSLVEKKWLAFQLLYAVKQSHEHGVCHGDIKCENVLVTSWNWLYLADFASFKPTYIPHDDPSDFSFFFDTGERRRCYVAPERFYEHGGKMQMAQDAPLTPAMDIFSVGCVIAELFLEGQPLFELSQLLAYRRGQYDPSQHLEKIPDSVIRKMILHMIQLDSESRLPAESYLQNYAVVVFPTYFSPFLHKFYSLLNPLSSDAKVLACETSFQEILRQMIGNRTGNDIISSVETFPSDISQLPQVIDAKQDISRATNFSNKGEETKKNSSRNHLDLLGDVNKLLRDVKQNNCHFGMNPVPDSVVKSGYSQNQKQNGLQRPGELIQSISTIFQRSHLPFLKKITMTDSTSMILDYDNQSDTYGVPFVPLPNDMISCEGMVLIASLLCSCVRNVKVPFIRRVAVLLLKSCSLYIDDEDRLQRVLPYIIALFSDSAAIVRCAALEALCDILPLIRDFPPSDAKIFPEYILPMLSMLPDDSEESVRICYASNISKLALTSYGFLIHSKSLTEAGVLNEASLLQKSFITKGNSDEPQSVSADVQLTQLRKSISEVIQELVMGPKQTPNIRRALLHEIDNLCWFLGQKQSNDFLLPMLPAFLNDRDEQLRAVFYGQIVYVCFFVGQRSVEEYLLPYIEQALNDVTESVIVNALVCLAILCRRNYLRKRILLEMIERAVPLLCYPSKWVRRSAVTFIASCSENLGAIDSYVFMVPLIRPFLRRQPASLASEKAVLSCLKPSVSRELYYQVLENTRSSDMLERQRKIWYSTSSQAKQLEDVELIQKNVKDLDPVKWWSESKHDDIHHNFIGNTGEHMDLTDSDDNNSKFKSMGRLIRNDSSMEEDRDRVASEKSQLSGFMSPQMSCMNSFIDKSSESIPLYYFKIDNKRTDSATPAASASSFPQNSLDFSSSSLPWMDPINKSFSLASTIPAPKLVSGSIYVGNGPAQLRRVVHEVEDREIDETTCITSRFNEVGLSDRTTKSSAAIENHSTNTEAAGPSPPAWSSTVPDSGWRPRGVLVAHLQEHKSAVNDISISMDQHFFVSASEDSTVKIWDCKKLEKDISFRSRLTYSLGGSRALCCAVLRGSMQIVVGASDGMIHLFSVDHISRGLGNVVENYSGITDIKRNGFGEGAILSLLNYSADGSTGKTILCSTQNCGIHLWDTRTISRAWRTKVLPEEGYISSLAADPCGNWFISGSSRGVLTLWDLRFCIPVNSWQYSPACPIEKMCLFVPPTGTPLSVATRPLVYVAAGCNEVSLWNAENGSRHQVLRAANNESEAENYESSWALTRPSAKTNTKSELRQNLNSKYRIDELNEPPPRLPGIRALLPLPGGDLLTGGTDLKIRRWNHCSPDRSYCVCGPCVKGVGNDDFYETKSSFGVQVVQEAKRRPLATKLTRKAIIAAAATDSAGCHHDSILSLASVKFNQRLLISSSRDGAIKVWK, translated from the exons ATGGGGAATAAGATCGCGCGGACTACGCAGGCTTCGGCGACGGAGTATTACCTGCACGATTTGCCGTCTTCTTACAATTTGGTGTTGAAGGAAGTGTTGGGGAGGGGGCGTTTCCTCAAATCCATACTGTGCAAGCATGACGAGGGTTTGGTTCTAGTTAAGGTCTACTTCAAGAGAGGCGATTCCATCACTCTAAGAGACTACGAGCGCCGCCTTGCTCACATTCGAGATGTCTTTTCCAACCTTGATCACTCCCACGTTTGGCCCTTCCAG TTTTGGCTTGAAACAGATAAAGCTGCTTATTTATTGAGGCAATATTTCTTTAACAACCTTCATGATCGGTTGAGCACTCGACCTTTTCTCTCTCTTGTTGAAAAGAAATGGCTAGCATTTCAG TTGCTTTATGCTGTGAAACAAAGCCATGAGCATGGAGTATGTCATG GCGATATTAAGTGTGAGAATGTGCTGGTTACTTCCTGGAATTGGCTGTACCTTGCTGATTTCGCATCATTTAAGCCCACATATATTCCGCATGATGATCCTTCTgatttttcgtttttctttgATACTGGAGAAAGAAGGCGCTGTTATGTTGCACCCGag AGGTTTTATGAGCACGGAGGCAAAATGCAAATGGCACAAGATGCACCTTTAACGCCAGCAATGGACATCTTTTCAGTAGG GTGTGTGATTGCTGAGCTTTTTCTTGAAGGTCAACCATTGTTTGAGCTATCTCAACTTCTTGCATATCGAAGAGGACAGTATGACCCTAGCCAGCATCTGGAAAAG ATTCCAGATTCAGTAATTCGTAAAATGATTCTTCATATGATTCAATTGGATTCAGAGTCAAGACTGCCTGCTGAGAGCTACCTGCAGAACTATGCAGTAGTTGTATTTCCGACTTACTTTTCACCATTTCTTCACAAATTCTATTCCTTGTTAAATCCTCTGAGTTCTGATGCAAAG GTTCTAGCTTGTGAGACCTCGTTCCAAGAAATACTTAGGCAAATGATAGGCAATAGGACTGGCAATGATATAATCTCTTCTGTGGAAACTTTTCCAAGTGATATAAGTCAATTGCCGCAAGTGATAGATGCAAAACAGGATATCAGCAGGGCAACTAATTTTTCAAACAAAGGTGAAGAAACCAAGAAGAACTCAAGTCGTAATCATCTCGATCTTCTTGGGGATGTGAATAAGCTGCTCAGGGATGTGAAGCAAAACAATTGTCATTTTGGTATGAATCCAGTGCCAGATAGTGTGGTTAAGTCAGGTTATTCCCAAAATCAGAAGCAAAATGGATTGCAGCGACCTGGGGAGTTGATTCAAAGCATCTCCACTATATTCCAACGAAGTCACCTTCCCTTCTTGAAAAAGATTACAATGACTGATTCGACCTCAATGATATTGGATTATGACAATCAATCAGACACTTATGGAGTGCCTTTTGTTCCATTACCTAATGATATGATTAGCTGTGAGGGTATGGTACTGATTGCCTCGCTTCTTTGCTCGTGCGTTCGAAATGTCAAGGTCCCTTTTATACGGAGGGTTGCTGTCCTCCTGCTGAAATCTTGTTCTTTGTATATCGATGACGAAGATCGACTGCAACGTGTCCTTCCTTACATTATAGCTTTGTTTTCAGATTCAGCTGCAATTGTACGCTGTGCTGCCTTAGAGGCTTTGTGCGACATTCTTCCTCTAATCAGAGATTTTCCTCCCAGTGATGCCAAAATTTTTCCGGAATATATTCTTCCTATGCTTTCCATGCTTCCTGATGATTCCGAGGAAAGTGTTAGAATTTGTTATGCCAGCAATATATCTAAGCTTGCACTGACTTCTTATGGGTTCCTCATTCACTCAAAAAGCTTGACTGAGGCAGGGGTTCTTAATGAAGCAAGTTTATTGCAGAAGTCATTTATAACCAAAGGAAATTCTGATGAGCCACAGAGTGTGAGTGCTGATGTACAGCTTACACAGTTGAGAAAATCTATTTCAGAGGTCATTCAAGAACTTGTAATGGGTCCAAAGCAAACGCCTAACATTAGGAGAGCACTCTTGCATGAAATCGATAACCTTTGTTGGTTTTTGGGCCAGAAGCAGAGCAATGACTTCTTGCTGCCTATGCTCCCGGCTTTTTTGAATGATCGAGATGAGCAGCTAAGGGCTGTATTTTATGGGCAGATAGTATATGTCTGCTTTTTTGTTGGCCAGCGAAGTGTGGAGGAATATCTCTTACCTTACATTGAACAAGCGCTAAATGATGTAACCGAGTCAGTTATTGTCAATGCACTAGTTTGCTTAGCTATCTTGTGCAGAAGAAATTATTTACGGAAGAGGATCCTGCTTGAAATGATAGAGCGTGCTGTTCCTCTGTTATGCTATCCCAGTAAGTGGGTCAGGAGGTCAGCTGTCACCTTCATTGCATCATGTAGTGAGAACTTAGGAGCAATCGATTCATATGTGTTTATGGTCCCACTCATACGTCCTTTCTTACGTAGACAACCAGCATCTTTAGCCTCAGAAAAAGCTGTCCTCTCGTGTCTGAAGCCATCAGTCTCGAGAGAATTGTATTATCAAGTTTTAGAAAACACCAGAAGTTCAGACATGCTTGAGAGACAGAGAAAGATTTGGTACAGCACGTCATCACAAGCTAAGCAATTGGAAGATGTAGAATTGATCCAGAAAAACGTCAAGGATTTGGATCCAGTAAAGTGGTGGTCAGAGTCAAAACATGATGATATACACCATAACTTTATTGGTAACACAGGGGAACACATGGATTTAACTGATTCGGATGATAACAACAGTAAGTTCAAATCCATGGGACGATTAATACGAAATGATTCGAGCATGGAGGAAGACAGAGATCGTGTAGCCTCAGAAAAGTCTCAGTTGTCCGGATTTATGTCACCACAAATGAGTTGCATGAACAGCTTTATTGATAAATCATCAGAAAGCATACCTTTGTACTACTTTAAGATTGACAACAAGAGAACAGATAGCGCTACTCCTGCTGCATCTGCCTCTTCATTTCCTCAAAATTCTTTAGATTTTAGTTCTTCCTCCTTGCCTTGGATGGAtccaataaataaatcatttagttTAGCCAGTACGATCCCAGCTCCTAAGCTAGTATCGGGATCAATTTATGTTGGTAATGGCCCTGCACAATTGCGGAGAGTGGTGCACGAAGTAGAAGACAGAGAAATTGATGAAACTACCTGTATTACTAGCAGATTTAATGAAGTGGGATTGTCTGATAGGACGACAAAGAGTTCTGCTGCAATAGAAAATCACTCTACAAATACTGAGGCTGCTGGACCATCCCCGCCAGCTTGGTCATCTACCGTTCCAGATTCAGGCTGGAGGCCTCGGGGTGTGTTGGTTGCACATCTCCAGGAGCACAAGTCTGCTGTCAATGATATTTCTATTTCCATGGACCAACATTTTTTTGTTAGTGCTTCTGAAGATTCTACTGTTAAGATATGGGATTGCAAGAAGCTGGAGAAGGACATCTCATTTAGGTCTAGGCTAACCTATTCATTGGGTGGTAGTCGAGCACTGTGTTGTGCTGTGCTTCGAGGTTCTATGCAAATTGTTGTTGGGGCAAGTGATGGGATGATACATTTATTTTCTGTTGATCACATCTCTAGAGGGCTtggcaatgttgttgaaaaTTATTCTGGTATCACTGATATTAAAAGGAATGGTTTTGGAGAAGGGGCTATACTAAGCCTTCTGAACTACTCTGCAGATGGAAGTACTGGCAAAACAATTCTATGCAGCACACAAAATTGTGGGATCCATCTCTGGGATACAAGAACAATCTCTCGTGCCTGGCGTACAAAAGTGCTTCCTGAGGAGGGCTATATATCTTCTCTGGCGGCAGACCCTTGTGGTAATTGGTTCATATCGGGATCATCAAGAGGTGTGCTGACTTTGTGGGATCTGAGATTCTGCATACCTGTTAACTCATGGCAATATTCTCCTGCATGCCCTATTGAAAAGATGTGTCTTTTTGTTCCTCCTACTGGTACGCCCTTGTCTGTGGCTACAAGACCATTGGTATATGTTGCGGCTGGGTGTAATGAAGTTTCACTTTGGAATGCAGAAAATGGAAGCCGCCACCAG GTGTTGAGGGCAGCAAACAATGAGAGTGAAGCTGAGAATTATGAGTCGTCATGGGCTCTCACTAGACCGTCTGCTAAGACCAACACTAAATCAGAATTGAGGCAGAATTTGAATTCGAAGTACAGGATCGATGAGCTGAATGAACCTCCCCCTCGTCTTCCTGGTATCCGTGCGTTGCTTCCATTACCTGGTGGAGATCTTTTAACTGGGGGAACTGACTTGAAGATACGCCGATGGAACCATTGCAG CCCGGATAGGAGTTATTGTGTATGTGGACCATGTGTTAAAGGAGTTggaaatgatgatttttatgagACAAAATCTAGCTTTGGGGTGCAAGTTGTGCAG GAAGCAAAGAGACGACCACTGGCTACCAAATTGACTAGAAAAGCTATAATTGCTGCTGCCGCCACAGATTCTGCAGGGTGTCACCATGATTCTATCCTCTCTTTGGCTTCTGTGAAATTCAACCAGAGACTTCTGATATCAAGCAGTAGAGATGGAGCCATAAAGGTATGGAAGTAA
- the LOC142546116 gene encoding putative glutamate carboxypeptidase LAMP1 — MFRTAIVSSSLAIATSICFLFFAPHKSFYHSLFLSSSFSSNESISNHLYMLTKRPHIAGSAANAEAAAYVVSTLKSYDVRAHIRPYYTALTYPVRRSLTLAPTIHDLPVELNLEQEIYEDDPYADVADQVTPTFHAFAKSGTAVGLAVYVNYGRVEDYAALQAMGVNVSGRIALARYGKIYRGDIVQNGYAAGAIGVVIFTDRKDYGGGGGDAKWFPDEKWMPPSGVQVGSVYSGVGDPTTPGWPSTEWCERITNEEVEKSGDVPLIPSLPVSWESGDVLMRSIGGMVANEDWQGGEGAPVYRVGPGPGVLNLTYEGKQVISTIENVIAIIEGVEEPDRYVILGNHRDAWTFGAADPNSGTACLLEVAERLQKLQKKGWKPRRTIILCNWDAEEYGLIGSTEWVEENRQMLASRVVAYLNVDVAVSGAGFEASATPQLDELIIQAAKQVQDPDNSSQTIYDSWIDSTKSTLVGRLGGGGSDYAAFVQHIGVPSADLAFGGGYPVYHSMYDDFIWMKKFGDPLFQRHTAVASLWGLIALKLADEEILPFNYLFYALELQKSVEDLQGDVSGRDITLAPLFKSIDELKKAAIEINDKKKSLQGRKGWTWMRKDNQNSVRELNDRLMMTERAFTDGEGIPGRLWNKHLIYAPSKYNDYGSKSFPGIDDAIEKANSLNTSDSWRSVQHQIWRVARAITQASLCLKGELK, encoded by the exons ATGTTTAGGACCGCCATAGTTTCGAGCTCATTAGCCATAGCCACTTCCATTTGCTTCCTCTTCTTCGCCCCACATAAATCTTTCTACCACTCCCTCTTCCTATCTTCTTCGTTTTCAAGCAATGAATCAATCTCCAACCACCTTTACATGCTCACTAAACGGCCCCATATCGCCGGCTCCGCCGCCAACGCCGAAGCCGCCGCCTATGTCGTGTCCACCCTCAAGTCCTACGACGTTCGAGCCCATATAAGACCTTATTACACCGCCTTGACTTACCCAGTCCGCCGTTCTCTAACACTAGCGCCCACCATTCATGATTTACCGGTTGAGCTGAATCTGGAACAAGAGATTTACGAGGATGACCCGTACGCGGATGTGGCGGATCAAGTCACGCCCACATTCCACGCTTTTGCTAAATCAGGCACCGCTGTTGGGCTCGCGGTGTACGTTAACTACGGGCGGGTGGAAGACTACGCGGCGTTGCAAGCAATGGGTGTGAATGTTTCGGGTCGGATTGCTTTGGCGAGGTATGGGAAGATATATAGAGGGGACATAGTTCAGAATGGGTATGCAGCGGGTGCCATTGGGGTTGTGATATTTACAGATAGGAAGGATTATGGTGGGGGTGGAGGGGATGCAAAATGGTTTCCTGATGAGAAATGGATGCCTCCTAGCGGGGTTCAAGTGGGATCAGTTTATAGTGGAGTTGGGGATCCGACTACACCGGGATGGCCTAGTACTGAGTGGTGTGAGAGGATTACAAATGAAGAGGTGGAGAAATCTGGGGACGTGCCGTTGATACCGTCTTTACCGGTTTCTTGGGAATCCGGGGATGTGCTTATGAGGTCGATTGGTGGAATGGTTGCGAATGAGGATTGGCAGGGAGGAGAAGGTGCCCCTGTTTATAGAGTTGGGCCAGGACCTGGAGTTTTGAACTTAACTTATGAG GGGAAACAAGTTATAAGCACTATTGAGAATGTGATTGCGATCATTGAAGGAGTTGAGGAACCAGATAG ATATGTCATTCTGGGCAATCATCGGGATGCATGGACCTTTGGAGCTGCTGATCCTAACAGTGGCACAGCATGCCTTCTTGAG GTCGCAGAAAGGCTGCAGAAGCTGCAGAAAAAAGGATGGAAACCTAGACGGACGATAATATTATGCAATTGGGATGCTGAAGAGTATGGCTTG ATAGGATCCACAGAATGGGTTGAAGAGAATAGACAAATGCTGGCCTCGAGGGTTGTTGCTTACCTGAATGTTGATGTAGCAGTTTCAGGAGCCGGATTTGAAGCATCTGCGACTCCACAGCTTGATGAACTGATCATACAAGCTGCTAAGCAG GTTCAAGATCCAGATAACTCATCTCAAACAATCTACGATTCTTGGATTGACTCGACAAAAAGTACTTTG GTTGGGAGACTAGGAGGTGGAGGATCAGATTATGCAGCCTTCGTGCAACACATAGGTGTTCCATCTGCAGATTTAGCCTTTGGAGGAG GTTACCCTGTTTACCATTCAATGTATGATGACTTCATTTGGATGAAGAAATTTGGCGATCCATTGTTTCAGAGGCATACAGCAG TGGCAAGTCTTTGGGGTTTAATAGCGCTCAAGCTAGCTGACGAGGAAATTTTACCTTTTAATTATCTGTTTTACGCCCTTGAGCTTCAG AAAAGTGTGGAGGATTTGCAAGGTGATGTTTCGGGTAGAGATATCACACTTGCTCCCCTATTCAAGTCTATAGATGAACTGAAAAAAGCAGCCATAGAGATAAATGACAAGAAAAAG TCATTACAAGGAAGAAAAGGTTGGACGTGGATGCGGAAAGATAACCAGAATTCAGTTCGAGAGCTGAATGATCGACTTATGATGACAGAACGTGCTTTTACAGATGGGGAGGGGATTCCTGGAAGATTGTGGAACAAACATTTG ATATATGCGCCATCAAAGTATAATGATTACGGTTCGAAGTCCTTTCCCGGGATAGACGATGCAATTGAAAAGGCGAATAGCTTGAATACTTCTGATTCATGGCGTTCTGTACAACATCAAATTTGGAGAGTTGCAAGAGCCATTACACAAGCTTCCTTGTGCCTCAAGGGTGAACTAAAATGA
- the LOC142546117 gene encoding putative pectinesterase 53: MLNFKQILYFSFLFLLLNASHTLCHLKELQPKEPCSDEKQMEVNTTQEVNPKKSDAGKQMEVNTTKELKPKKSDDGKQMEVNTTQESKPKKCDDGKQMEVNTTQESKPKQSDVGKQMEVNTTQESKPKQSDVGKQMEVNTTQESKPKKSDAGKQMEVNTTQESKPKKCDDGNQMEVNTTQESKPKQSDAGKQMEVNTTQESKPKESDVGKQVKVNATQAQHSELQFMKWVSFVGKLKHTSFKAAKNKVTPSFFLTVDKNGALGDFTCIQDAIDSLPIINLVRVVIKVHAGVYTEKVSIPATKSFISIEGAGAEKTIIQWGDTAQTIGPNGMPLGTFGSATFAVNSPYFIAKNITVKNTAPVPPSGAVGKQAVAFRISADTASLVGCKFLGAQDTLYDHLGRHYYKDCYIEGSVDFIFGNGLSMFENCAVHAISGAIGAVTAQARKSILDASGFSFVNCKVTGSGALYLGRAWGAFSRVVFAHTYMDNIIIPKGWYNWGDPSREMTVFYGQYKCSGAGANHAGRVSWSRELTDEEAKPFISLTFIDGSEWVNM, from the exons ATGTTGAATTTCAAGCAAATTTTGTATTTTAGTTTCCTTTTTCTACTTCTAAATGCGAGCCACACACTTTGCCACTTAAAGGAACTGCAGCCAAAGGAGCCATGTTCGGATGAGAAGCAAATGGAAGTGAACACGACGCAAGAAGTGAATCCAAAGAAAAGTGATGCGGGGAAGCAAATGGAAGTGAACACGACGAAAGAATTGAAGCCAAAGAAAAGTGATGACGGGAAGCAAATGGAAGTGAACACGACGCAAGAATCGAAGCCAAAGAAATGTGATGACGGGAAGCAAATGGAAGTGAACACGACGCAAGAATCGAAGCCAAAGCAAAGTGATGTGGGGAAGCAAATGGAAGTGAACACGACACAAGAATCGAAGCCAAAGCAAAGTGATGTGGGGAAGCAAATGGAAGTGAACACGACGCAAGAATCGAAGCCAAAGAAAAGTGATGCCGGGAAGCAAATGGAAGTGAACACGACGCAAGAATCGAAGCCAAAGAAATGTGATGACGGGAATCAAATGGAAGTGAACACGACGCAAGAATCGAAGCCAAAGCAAAGTGATGCGGGGAAGCAAATGGAAGTGAACACGACGCAAGAATCGAAGCCAAAGGAAAGTGATgtggggaagcaagtgaaagTGAACGCGACACAAGCTCAACACTCGGAGCTACAATTCATGAAATGGGTTAGTTTTGTTGGGAAGCTGAAGCACACCTCTTTCAAGGCTGCGAAGAATAAGGTGACCCCTTCGTTTTTTCTCACGGTCGATAAGAACGGAGCACTCGGGGACTTTACTTGCATTCAAGACGCCATCGACTCGTTGCCGATAATCAATCTTGTCCGGGTTGTCATCAAGGTTCATGCAGGAGTTTACAC GGAGAAGGTATCAATACCAGCAACCAAATCATTTATAAGCATAGAGGGCGCAGGAGCTGAAAAAACAATTATACAATGGGGCGATACTGCCCAGACTATTGGCCCAAATGGCATGCCTCTCGGTACATTTGGTTCCGCAACTTTTGCAGTCAATTCTCCATATTTCATAGCCAAAAATATTACAGTCAAG AATACGGCACCGGTTCCCCCGTCGGGAGCAGTGGGGAAGCAAGCCGTGGCATTTAGGATATCTGCGGACACTGCTTCACTTGTTGGTTGTAAGTTCTTGGGTGCACAGGACACACTATACGATCATTTAGGAAGGCATTATTACAAAGATTGCTATATTGAAGGCTCCGTCGACTTCATCTTTGGGAATGGCCTCTCCATGTTTGAG AACTGCGCGGTTCATGCAATATCTGGAGCGATAGGAGCAGTGACAGCACAAGCAAGAAAGAGCATATTAGACGCCAGTGGTTTCTCCTTCGTGAACTGTAAAGTCACGGGCTCAGGCGCACTGTACCTGGGAAGAGCATGGGGAGCCTTTTCTAGGGTTGTCTTTGCCCACACATATATGGACAATATTATCATTCCAAAGGGATGGTATAATTGGGGAGATCCCTCCAGAGAAAT GACTGTGTTCTATGGGCAATACAAGTGCAGTGGAGCAGGGGCGAATCATGCAGGAAGAGTGTCTTGGTCCAGGGAGCTAACCGACGAAGAAGCCAAGCCTTTTATTTCTCTTACATTCATTGATGGATCCGAATGGGTCAATATGTGA